A genomic window from Betta splendens chromosome 24, fBetSpl5.4, whole genome shotgun sequence includes:
- the LOC114850071 gene encoding protein ripply2-like: MDTSATATGLGSVLPGDTGNQQANFWRPWTGKASGADAHNPRAVLGGLFDAKLSKPPQVVHPVKLFWPKSRCFDYLYREAETLLRNYPVQATICPYDDSSSDEDSDEEEDESEKELN; the protein is encoded by the exons ATGGACACGTCCGCCACCGCCACTGGACTTGGCTCCGTTTTACCTGGGGATACTGGCAACCAGCAGGCCAACTTCTGGAGACCATGGACTGGAAAAGCGAGCGGAGCCGATGCGCACAAC CCTCGTGCTGTGCTTGGAGGCCTTTTTGATGCAAAGCTCTCTAAACCTCCTCAGGTCGTCCACCCAGTGAA GTTGTTCTGGCCTAAATCCAGGTGCTTCGATTATCTGTACCGCGAGGCGGAGACGCTCCTGCGCAACTACCCGGTGCAAGCGACCATTTGCCCCTACGACGACTCCAGCAGCGACGAAGACAGcgacgaggaagaggatgaatcGGAAAAGGAGCTGAACTAA
- the LOC114850069 gene encoding melanocortin-2 receptor accessory protein 2A-like: MSEFHNRSESSARRSDYVWQYEYYDDEEPVSFEGLKAHRYSIVIGFWVGLAVFVIFMFFVLTLLTKTGAPHQENPDSAEKRHRPGSRVADGPQDEHDKVFSRPLLAGSHSYFHFFVNEEDLGHGTHAAEDQRAGQDAGPQRGARGRLRCVGSPGMEDMEEDVEESGGHQPLRELAEGSTTDTECAFLSHFNIPNFVNWEHSSVLGEDDLYEPSVVLEAQAHSRKAHCDIH; this comes from the exons ATGTCCGAATTTCACAATCGGAGCGAAAGCAGCGCGCGTCGCAGTGACTACGTGTGGCAGTATGAATATTACGACGACGAGGAGCCGGTGTCCTTCGAGGGACTCAAAGCGCACAGAT ACTCAATCGTCATCGGCTTCTGGGTCGGACTGGCAGTGTTTGTCATATTCATGTTCTTTGTGCTCACGCTCCTCACGAAGACGGGAGCGCCGCACCAGGA GAACCCAGACTCTGCAGAAAAGCGCCATCGACCGGGGAGCCGCGTGGCCGACGGCCCCCAGGACGAGCACGACAAAGTCTTCTCGCGTCCGCTGCTCGCCGGGTCCCACTCCTACTTCCACTTCTTTGTCAACGAGGAGGACCTGGGCCACGGGACGCACGCGGCGGAGGACCAGCGGGCCGGGCAGGACGCGGGGCCCCAGCGGGGGGCCCGCGGCCGCCTCCGCTGCGTCGGCTCCCCCGGGATGGAGGATAtggaggaggacgtggaggagaGCGGGGGACACCAGCCTCTGAGGGAACTGGCGGAGGGCAGCACGACGGACACGGAGTGCGCCTTCCTGTCCCACTTCAACATCCCCAACTTTGTGAACTGGGAGCACAGCTCGGTTCTGGGGGAGGACGACCTGTACGAGCCGTCCGTGGTGCTGGAGGCCCAGGCTCATTCGCGCAAGGCTCACTGTGACATCCACTGA